A section of the Pseudomonas prosekii genome encodes:
- the rbsK gene encoding ribokinase, which produces MSKIAVIGSNMVDLITYIYRMPAQGETLEAPGFALGCGGKGANQAVAAAKLGADVLMLTKVGDDMFADNTLANFQRFGIDTRYVQRVPGVSSGVAPIFVQADSHNSILIVKGANAHLSPADIDAAAAALRECALIVLQLEINVETVYHAIAFGREHNIPVLLNPAPALAGLSREHLAQLDFLVPNESELALISGQTVDSPESALIAAQALVASGIRHVIVTLGQQGALYVGAEGEFQVPGLRVAARDTTGAGDAFIGCFIQHWTRSRDIRAAMVQAVAYSACSVTGLGTQTSYPDADTFAEFQRAFDA; this is translated from the coding sequence ATGAGCAAGATCGCAGTCATCGGCAGCAATATGGTGGATCTGATCACCTACATCTACCGCATGCCGGCGCAGGGCGAAACGCTCGAAGCGCCGGGATTTGCCCTCGGTTGCGGCGGCAAAGGCGCGAATCAGGCGGTGGCAGCGGCCAAGCTCGGGGCAGACGTGCTGATGCTGACCAAAGTCGGCGATGACATGTTTGCCGACAACACCCTGGCCAATTTCCAGCGCTTTGGCATCGACACGCGTTACGTACAGCGTGTGCCAGGCGTGTCCAGCGGTGTCGCGCCGATCTTCGTCCAGGCCGATTCGCACAACAGCATCCTCATCGTCAAAGGTGCCAACGCGCATCTTTCACCAGCAGATATCGACGCCGCTGCAGCCGCTTTGCGCGAGTGCGCGCTGATCGTGTTGCAGCTCGAAATCAACGTCGAAACCGTCTATCACGCCATCGCTTTCGGCCGCGAACACAACATCCCGGTGCTGCTGAACCCGGCGCCAGCCTTGGCCGGCCTCAGCCGTGAACACCTCGCGCAGCTGGACTTCCTGGTGCCCAACGAGTCCGAGTTGGCGTTGATCAGCGGCCAGACCGTCGACTCGCCCGAGTCCGCGCTCATCGCCGCGCAAGCGCTGGTCGCCAGCGGCATCCGCCACGTCATCGTCACCCTCGGCCAGCAAGGCGCGTTGTACGTCGGCGCTGAGGGCGAGTTTCAGGTCCCCGGCCTGCGCGTGGCTGCCCGCGACACCACCGGCGCTGGCGATGCGTTTATCGGTTGCTTCATCCAGCACTGGACCCGCTCGCGTGACATTCGCGCGGCGATGGTCCAGGCGGTTGCCTATTCCGCGTGCTCGGTCACCGGCCTCGGCACCCAGACTTCCTACCCGGACGCCGACACCTTCGCTGAATTCCAGCGCGCGTTCGACGCCTGA
- a CDS encoding putative bifunctional diguanylate cyclase/phosphodiesterase: protein MHDHHSETHRLDAVQALEWLKTAESENFDRICRLAAAYFNVPTVLISLVEKDRQWFKARIGFDRDQTPIDQSFCAYTIRENGVLQVEDASRDGRFRFNPLVTARNGIRFYAGAPLRTRSGHAIGSLCIIDKEPKQLSDAERLVLQDLAEMVMAQIEQRQLGDCHDPVSGLPNQRQFFADLNDLGLQPHAEHRVLVLIDALDSHRGHEMTLAVGTGATQSIILDIAQHLKQSLSGISCAYHVNDRQFCFMLKTSMPDYELFVHRLIDRLRAMTRSDSALTSPSPRAGMVIFQHDPLSHADLLRKAMHAVESAHQANTHWALYDIARDCAWRRAFTLARDVDRALASDQMYLVFQPRFSLLDGRRVSAEALLRWNHPELGAVSPAEFIPVMERNGLIQRVTHWVIDQVMSTMAQWQDLDCRVSLNLSPKDFDDQDIGEILRLACLRFGIAPHRLEIEITEGEWIRANPQVIRQLKGLRELGMDVAIDDFGSGYSNFAYLHEIPANVIKLDRSIVTDLPGSPRNQIIARSILQLARDLGYRTVAEGIEDYQCLALVTQYGCHEAQGYFLSRPALPGALAQLHDHLPPRQLAAS, encoded by the coding sequence ATGCACGATCATCATTCAGAAACACATCGCCTGGACGCGGTACAAGCCTTGGAGTGGCTGAAAACAGCAGAGTCAGAAAACTTCGACCGCATCTGTCGCCTCGCCGCTGCCTACTTCAACGTGCCCACCGTGCTCATTTCGCTGGTCGAAAAGGATCGGCAGTGGTTCAAGGCGCGCATTGGTTTCGACCGCGATCAAACGCCCATCGACCAATCGTTCTGCGCTTACACCATTCGCGAGAACGGCGTGCTGCAGGTCGAGGATGCGTCGCGGGATGGGCGTTTTCGTTTCAACCCGCTGGTGACCGCGCGCAACGGCATTCGGTTTTATGCCGGCGCACCGCTGCGCACGCGCTCGGGGCACGCAATTGGCAGCCTGTGCATCATCGACAAGGAACCCAAGCAACTGAGCGACGCCGAGCGATTGGTCCTGCAGGATCTGGCGGAAATGGTCATGGCGCAGATCGAGCAACGTCAGCTCGGAGATTGCCATGACCCAGTCAGCGGTCTGCCGAATCAGCGGCAGTTTTTCGCCGACCTCAACGACCTTGGTTTGCAGCCGCACGCCGAACATCGGGTGCTGGTGCTGATCGATGCGCTCGACTCACACCGTGGCCATGAGATGACCTTGGCGGTGGGCACCGGCGCCACACAATCGATCATCCTCGACATTGCCCAACACCTGAAACAAAGCCTTAGCGGCATCAGTTGCGCGTACCACGTCAACGACCGGCAGTTCTGCTTCATGTTGAAGACGAGCATGCCTGACTACGAACTGTTCGTGCATCGCTTGATCGACCGGCTGCGCGCGATGACCCGTTCCGACAGCGCCCTGACCAGCCCGTCGCCGCGCGCCGGCATGGTGATTTTCCAGCACGATCCGCTGTCCCACGCCGACCTGTTGCGCAAAGCCATGCACGCGGTGGAATCGGCGCACCAGGCCAACACGCACTGGGCGCTGTACGACATTGCCCGCGACTGCGCCTGGCGACGTGCGTTTACCCTGGCCCGGGATGTCGACCGCGCACTCGCCAGCGACCAGATGTACCTGGTGTTTCAGCCGCGTTTCAGTCTGCTCGATGGCCGCCGGGTCAGCGCCGAAGCGCTGCTGCGCTGGAATCACCCGGAACTCGGCGCGGTATCGCCCGCCGAGTTCATTCCGGTGATGGAACGCAACGGTTTGATTCAGCGCGTGACGCATTGGGTGATCGATCAGGTCATGAGCACCATGGCGCAATGGCAGGACCTTGATTGCCGGGTGTCGCTGAACCTGTCGCCGAAGGATTTCGACGACCAGGACATCGGTGAAATTTTGCGGCTCGCCTGTCTGCGGTTCGGCATTGCGCCGCATCGGCTGGAAATCGAAATCACCGAGGGCGAATGGATCCGCGCCAACCCGCAAGTGATCCGTCAGCTCAAGGGGTTGCGCGAGCTCGGCATGGACGTGGCAATCGACGACTTCGGCAGTGGCTACAGCAATTTCGCCTACCTGCACGAGATTCCGGCCAATGTGATCAAGCTGGATCGCTCGATTGTCACCGATTTGCCCGGCAGCCCGCGCAACCAGATCATCGCCCGCTCGATCCTGCAATTGGCCCGGGATTTGGGTTACCGCACCGTCGCCGAGGGCATCGAAGACTATCAATGCCTGGCGCTGGTGACCCAATACGGTTGCCACGAAGCGCAGGGTTATTTCCTCTCACGGCCGGCGCTACCCGGCGCACTTGCGCAACTGCACGACCATTTGCCGCCACGGCAATTGGCCGCCAGTTGA
- a CDS encoding ABC transporter ATP-binding protein has protein sequence MPTLTRFTSLLDQSKRALLLVWGTSRGLFLGLVLATLIAGVLPALAAWLGQRIVDAVVAAMQLHAQQGSAPLWPVVRFVLMEAGVLALLSATQRALSVQQSLLRVQLGQKVNTMILEKAQTLSLVQFENSEFYDKLVRVRREASTRPLALVMKSLGLIQNLIVLISFGVLLVHFSPWALVLLVVGALPVFFAEAHFSGDAFRLFTRRAPESRQQSYIETLLSHEGFIKEVKLFGFAPLLLKRYRDTFARLYAEDRRLTLRRDGWGFLLGLLGTGAFYLAYAWVVVDTVHGQISLGQMTMYLVLFKQGQTAVSSSLSAISGLYEDGLYLSSLYEYLAEPVVSDTGHLTVGALPGDGLRFENVGFRYPGASRAALEGIDLHLVPGRSMALVGENGSGKTTLIKLLTRLYRPDQGRILLDGSDLQTWEEDALRRRIGVIFQDYIRYQFTVGENIGVGDTLAFDDEQRWKQAAAEGMAAPFIEGLDRGYATQLGRWFAGGQELSGGQWQKIALSRAYMRRDADILILDEPTSALDPAAEAAVFEHFSQHTQGRMTLLISHRFSSVRNADHIIVLDQGAILERGDHDTLVAAGGRYAQLFDLQARGYR, from the coding sequence ATGCCAACCCTCACACGCTTCACCTCGCTGCTCGACCAGTCCAAACGCGCCTTGCTCCTGGTGTGGGGCACTTCGCGCGGTCTGTTCCTCGGGCTGGTCCTCGCGACGCTGATCGCCGGTGTACTGCCCGCGCTGGCGGCGTGGCTCGGCCAGCGGATTGTCGATGCGGTGGTGGCGGCGATGCAGTTGCACGCGCAGCAGGGCAGTGCGCCGTTGTGGCCGGTGGTGCGTTTTGTGTTGATGGAGGCGGGCGTGCTCGCGTTGTTGAGCGCGACGCAGCGGGCGTTGTCGGTGCAGCAGTCGTTGTTGCGGGTGCAGTTGGGGCAAAAGGTCAACACGATGATTCTGGAGAAGGCCCAGACGTTGTCGCTGGTGCAGTTCGAGAATTCGGAGTTTTACGACAAATTGGTGCGGGTGCGGCGCGAGGCGTCGACTCGGCCGCTGGCGCTGGTGATGAAGTCACTGGGGCTGATCCAGAACCTGATTGTGCTGATCAGCTTTGGCGTATTGCTGGTGCATTTTTCGCCGTGGGCGCTGGTATTGCTGGTGGTCGGTGCGTTGCCGGTGTTCTTTGCCGAGGCGCATTTTTCCGGGGATGCGTTTCGCCTGTTTACCCGTCGGGCGCCGGAGAGTCGGCAGCAGAGTTACATCGAGACGTTGCTGTCCCACGAAGGCTTCATCAAGGAGGTCAAGCTGTTCGGCTTCGCGCCGTTGTTGTTGAAGCGTTATCGCGACACTTTTGCGCGGCTGTACGCCGAGGATCGCCGACTGACCCTGCGCCGCGATGGCTGGGGATTTCTCCTCGGTTTGCTCGGCACCGGGGCGTTCTACCTCGCGTATGCGTGGGTGGTGGTCGACACCGTGCACGGCCAGATCAGCCTTGGGCAGATGACCATGTACCTGGTGCTGTTCAAACAGGGACAAACCGCCGTCAGCAGCAGCCTCAGCGCGATCAGCGGTCTGTACGAGGATGGGCTCTATCTGTCGAGCCTTTACGAATACCTCGCCGAACCGGTGGTCAGCGACACCGGCCACCTCACCGTCGGCGCGCTGCCGGGTGACGGGCTGCGTTTCGAGAATGTCGGTTTTCGTTATCCGGGGGCGAGTCGGGCGGCGCTCGAAGGCATCGACTTGCATCTGGTGCCGGGCCGCAGCATGGCGCTGGTCGGGGAAAACGGTTCGGGCAAAACCACACTGATCAAACTGCTCACGCGTCTTTATCGCCCGGATCAGGGCCGCATCCTGCTCGACGGCAGCGATCTGCAGACTTGGGAAGAAGACGCGCTGCGGCGGCGTATCGGCGTGATTTTCCAGGACTACATTCGCTATCAGTTCACCGTCGGCGAGAACATCGGGGTCGGCGACACCCTGGCATTCGACGATGAGCAGCGCTGGAAACAAGCCGCCGCCGAGGGCATGGCCGCGCCGTTTATCGAAGGCCTTGATCGCGGTTATGCGACGCAACTGGGGCGCTGGTTCGCCGGTGGTCAGGAGTTGTCGGGCGGGCAATGGCAGAAGATTGCCTTGTCCCGCGCCTACATGCGCCGCGACGCCGACATTTTGATCCTCGATGAACCGACCTCAGCCCTCGACCCGGCGGCGGAAGCGGCGGTGTTCGAACATTTCAGCCAGCACACTCAGGGCCGCATGACGTTGCTGATTTCCCACCGTTTCTCCAGCGTGCGCAACGCCGATCACATCATCGTGCTTGATCAAGGCGCGATTCTGGAGCGCGGCGACCACGACACTCTGGTCGCGGCGGGCGGGCGTTATGCGCAGCTGTTTGATTTGCAGGCGCGCGGGTATCGCTAG
- the deoC gene encoding deoxyribose-phosphate aldolase gives MAHLPPQALAQFIDHTLLAPDASREQIATLCREAAQHGFYSVCVNSAQVPYAAQHLAQHQAGHSVKVCAVVGFPLGAGLSESKAFEAERAIAAGAGEIDMVLNIGWLKDGLLAEVQDDIAQVKKACGDVPLKVILETCLLSDAQKIQACEICRELNVAFVKTSTGFSRSGATVEDVALMRRTVGPDIGVKASGGVRDYPTALAMIEAGATRLGSSSGIVIVGGAEAAGEGY, from the coding sequence ATGGCCCATCTTCCCCCTCAGGCACTGGCGCAGTTCATCGATCACACGTTGCTGGCACCGGACGCCAGCCGCGAACAAATCGCCACCCTGTGCCGCGAAGCTGCGCAGCATGGCTTCTATTCAGTCTGCGTGAACTCCGCGCAGGTGCCGTATGCAGCGCAGCACTTGGCACAGCATCAGGCGGGGCACAGCGTAAAAGTCTGCGCGGTGGTCGGCTTCCCGTTGGGCGCCGGTTTGAGCGAGAGCAAAGCCTTCGAAGCCGAGCGCGCGATTGCCGCCGGTGCGGGCGAGATCGACATGGTGTTGAACATCGGTTGGCTGAAGGACGGCTTGCTCGCCGAGGTGCAGGACGACATCGCTCAGGTGAAAAAGGCCTGCGGCGATGTGCCGTTGAAAGTCATCCTTGAAACCTGCCTGCTCAGCGACGCACAAAAGATCCAGGCCTGTGAAATCTGCCGTGAGCTCAACGTTGCGTTCGTCAAGACCTCTACCGGTTTCAGCCGCAGCGGGGCCACTGTCGAAGATGTCGCGCTGATGCGCCGCACCGTCGGCCCGGACATCGGCGTCAAGGCGTCGGGCGGCGTGCGCGATTACCCGACCGCACTGGCGATGATCGAGGCCGGCGCGACCCGTTTGGGCAGCAGTTCCGGAATCGTCATCGTCGGCGGCGCCGAGGCGGCGGGCGAGGGTTACTGA
- a CDS encoding NAD(P)H-quinone oxidoreductase → MSLPQTMTLIEITEPGGPEVLQPRDVPMPTVAAGEVLIRVHAAGVNRPDVIQRSGKYPMKPGMSPIPGLEVAGEVVAIGKGVSEFTVGDRVCALTNGGGYAQYCIAPASQTLPIPDDLDWIKAAAIPETFFTVWANLFDIGGASKGQRALIHGGTSGIGTTALMLCREFGVEAYATAGSEEKCEAIRKLGGKPINYREQDFAKVIEEKTAGKGVNVILDIMGGSYFNSNVSALGMEGRLVMLGFLGGAHANDVDLLAIMGKRASITGSLLRSRTKEEKAAIAQGLYEYVWPVLSAGRCLPIIDKVYPFTDAALAHARMEAGDHIGKIVLHMD, encoded by the coding sequence ATGTCCCTGCCCCAAACCATGACCCTCATCGAAATCACTGAACCCGGCGGCCCTGAGGTGTTGCAGCCGCGTGACGTGCCGATGCCGACGGTGGCTGCCGGTGAGGTGCTGATTCGTGTGCACGCCGCCGGGGTCAACCGTCCGGATGTGATCCAGCGCTCCGGCAAATATCCGATGAAACCGGGCATGAGCCCGATCCCCGGCCTCGAAGTGGCCGGCGAAGTGGTCGCAATCGGCAAAGGCGTCAGTGAGTTCACGGTGGGCGACCGGGTGTGTGCGCTGACTAATGGCGGCGGTTACGCGCAATATTGCATCGCGCCGGCCAGCCAGACCTTGCCGATCCCCGATGACCTGGACTGGATCAAAGCCGCGGCGATTCCGGAAACCTTCTTCACCGTGTGGGCCAATCTGTTTGATATCGGCGGCGCCAGCAAAGGCCAGCGCGCGTTGATCCATGGCGGCACCAGCGGCATCGGCACCACCGCGCTGATGCTCTGCCGCGAGTTCGGCGTCGAGGCGTATGCCACCGCCGGTAGCGAGGAAAAATGCGAAGCGATTCGCAAGCTCGGCGGCAAGCCGATCAACTACCGCGAACAGGATTTCGCCAAAGTCATCGAGGAGAAAACCGCCGGCAAAGGCGTCAACGTGATCCTCGACATCATGGGTGGCTCGTATTTCAACAGCAACGTCAGTGCCCTCGGCATGGAAGGTCGGCTGGTGATGCTCGGTTTCCTCGGCGGCGCCCACGCCAATGACGTCGATCTGCTGGCGATCATGGGCAAACGCGCGTCGATCACCGGATCACTGTTGCGTTCACGCACCAAAGAAGAGAAAGCCGCAATCGCCCAGGGCTTGTACGAATACGTATGGCCGGTGCTGTCCGCCGGGCGCTGCCTGCCGATCATCGACAAGGTTTACCCGTTCACCGACGCCGCCCTGGCCCACGCGCGGATGGAAGCAGGCGACCACATTGGCAAAATCGTCTTGCACATGGACTGA
- a CDS encoding alpha/beta hydrolase translates to MFSSLMSRLSKRWFATLCMALLIVGLPVGCGVLKYKERELLFRIEPGTAGWYRGLPKDVQEFDIKPASFKGGQNLHAWWWPAARRDAPSILYLHGVRWNLTGQAFRIEQLRAMGYSVLAIDYRGFGQSKGDLPSEASVYEDARVAWDRFKEMQPDAKKRLIYGHSLGGAVAIDLAADLSEQAKKDHVAVPVRGLVIESTFTTLGDAVAQVADSNLPVKSLPVRWLLSQKFDSIDKIADIDMPLLVVHGLADAFMPSRFSEQLFNAANEPKRLLLVPGGTHNNSMSLGGSQYRQAIENLMKAKPAQVAAVHRSSPET, encoded by the coding sequence ATGTTTTCTTCCCTCATGAGCCGCTTGAGCAAGCGCTGGTTTGCGACTTTGTGCATGGCGCTGCTGATCGTCGGCCTGCCGGTGGGTTGCGGGGTGCTCAAATACAAAGAGCGCGAGTTGCTGTTTCGCATCGAGCCGGGCACGGCGGGCTGGTATCGCGGCTTGCCGAAAGATGTGCAGGAATTCGACATCAAACCTGCCAGTTTCAAGGGCGGGCAGAACTTGCACGCCTGGTGGTGGCCCGCCGCCCGTCGCGACGCGCCGTCGATCCTTTATCTGCACGGCGTGCGCTGGAACCTCACCGGCCAGGCGTTCCGCATCGAGCAGTTACGCGCGATGGGCTATTCGGTGCTGGCCATCGATTACCGTGGCTTCGGCCAGAGCAAGGGCGATCTGCCGTCAGAGGCCAGCGTTTACGAAGACGCCCGAGTGGCGTGGGATCGCTTCAAAGAGATGCAGCCGGATGCGAAAAAGCGCCTTATCTACGGCCATTCGCTGGGCGGCGCGGTAGCGATTGACCTTGCGGCGGACCTCTCCGAGCAGGCGAAAAAGGATCACGTCGCGGTGCCGGTGCGCGGCTTGGTCATCGAATCGACCTTCACCACGTTGGGCGACGCGGTCGCGCAAGTCGCCGACAGCAATCTGCCGGTCAAATCGCTGCCGGTGCGCTGGTTGCTGTCGCAGAAATTCGATTCCATCGACAAGATCGCCGACATCGACATGCCGCTGCTGGTGGTTCACGGCTTGGCGGATGCGTTCATGCCGTCGCGCTTCAGCGAGCAACTGTTCAACGCCGCCAACGAGCCCAAACGCCTGCTGCTGGTGCCCGGCGGCACGCACAACAACAGCATGAGCCTGGGCGGCAGCCAATATCGTCAAGCCATCGAAAACCTGATGAAAGCCAAACCGGCGCAAGTCGCTGCGGTGCATCGCAGCTCGCCTGAAACCTGA
- a CDS encoding aldose 1-epimerase family protein has translation MSTRINLYPALFGEAPKTLLESADFTVSASLLPSGVLALEMRNSRGHLLVLPYQGQMIWDAVFDGCDLTMSNLFSQPKPSPTVIGTYGCFMFHSGLLRNGCPTPEDDHPLHGEMPCAAMDRAWLEVGEDSAGAYLRLGGEYEYAQGFGDRYLASPSVTLRADSGLFDIAMNVTNRAGKPMDLMYMAHMNYAYVEGARFVEPLGFDRVRLRSSVPAHVKPTPAWSRYMEQLAAEPQQFRCLDQPELYDPEIVFFFDGVRADAHGDAHFLLSHPDGAAFYTRYRPEQFEHAARWILHNADQQVAAFILPATCEPEGYRAESAKGNVRSLAAGQTAAFKVTTGYLNKDEQQALIR, from the coding sequence ATGAGCACCCGGATCAATCTCTATCCGGCACTGTTTGGCGAGGCGCCAAAAACCTTGCTCGAATCGGCGGATTTCACGGTCAGCGCCAGCCTGCTTCCCAGCGGTGTGCTGGCGCTGGAAATGCGCAACAGCCGTGGTCATTTGCTGGTTCTGCCGTATCAGGGCCAGATGATCTGGGACGCGGTATTCGACGGTTGCGACCTGACCATGAGCAACCTGTTCAGCCAGCCGAAACCGAGCCCGACAGTGATCGGCACCTACGGCTGTTTCATGTTTCACAGCGGCCTGCTGCGCAACGGTTGCCCGACGCCCGAGGACGACCATCCGCTGCACGGCGAAATGCCCTGCGCGGCGATGGATCGCGCCTGGCTGGAGGTCGGTGAAGACAGCGCCGGGGCGTACCTGCGCCTCGGCGGCGAGTATGAATACGCACAAGGTTTCGGCGACCGCTATCTGGCCAGTCCGAGCGTGACCTTGCGCGCCGATTCCGGCCTGTTCGATATCGCGATGAACGTGACCAACCGCGCAGGCAAACCGATGGACCTGATGTACATGGCCCACATGAATTACGCCTATGTCGAGGGCGCGCGGTTTGTCGAACCGTTGGGATTTGACCGCGTGCGGTTGCGCAGCAGCGTGCCGGCGCACGTCAAACCGACGCCGGCCTGGAGCCGTTACATGGAGCAATTGGCCGCAGAACCGCAACAGTTTCGCTGCCTCGACCAACCGGAGCTTTATGACCCGGAGATTGTGTTTTTCTTCGACGGCGTGCGCGCCGATGCCCATGGCGACGCGCATTTTCTGCTGAGCCATCCCGACGGCGCGGCGTTCTACACGCGCTATCGCCCGGAGCAATTCGAACACGCGGCGCGCTGGATCCTGCACAACGCCGATCAGCAAGTCGCGGCGTTCATATTGCCCGCGACGTGCGAGCCGGAAGGCTATCGGGCCGAGTCCGCCAAGGGCAACGTGCGGTCATTGGCGGCGGGGCAGACGGCGGCGTTCAAGGTCACCACCGGTTACCTGAACAAGGACGAGCAACAAGCCTTGATCAGATGA
- the deoR gene encoding DNA-binding transcriptional repressor DeoR: protein MPVDSKKAERLKLIQQALQDQSAIHLREMAALLDVSEMTLRRDLSKYTDHLRLLGGYITRIHDGNEPGDYRVAEQDTRHVEEKRRIGKLAARFIQPGDTVFFDCGTTTPFVVDFIPDELEFTAVCNSLNVLLKLSQKPNCHIVICGGTFHRKNQVFENTSESGILDHVRLTWAFVSAAGVSQDFGVTCFNFNEVEVKQKVLRQAQQRLLLADHSKFDTVRTAHFAALEDFHYVVSDKKIPKAYRDAITASGAQLII from the coding sequence ATGCCTGTGGACAGTAAAAAAGCCGAGCGTCTCAAGCTGATTCAACAAGCCCTGCAAGACCAGAGCGCGATTCACCTGCGCGAAATGGCGGCATTGCTCGACGTCTCGGAAATGACCCTGCGCCGCGACCTGAGCAAGTACACCGACCACCTGCGTCTGCTCGGCGGCTACATCACCCGAATCCACGATGGCAACGAGCCCGGCGATTACCGGGTGGCCGAACAGGACACCCGCCACGTCGAAGAAAAACGCCGCATCGGCAAACTCGCCGCGCGGTTTATCCAGCCCGGCGACACCGTGTTTTTCGACTGCGGCACGACCACGCCCTTCGTCGTGGACTTCATTCCCGACGAGCTCGAATTCACCGCGGTCTGCAACTCCCTGAACGTGCTGCTGAAACTCTCGCAAAAACCCAATTGCCACATCGTCATCTGCGGCGGCACGTTCCACCGCAAGAACCAGGTGTTCGAAAACACCAGCGAAAGCGGCATTCTCGACCACGTGCGCCTGACCTGGGCGTTCGTTTCGGCGGCCGGTGTCAGCCAGGACTTCGGCGTGACCTGCTTCAATTTCAATGAAGTGGAGGTCAAGCAGAAGGTCTTGCGCCAGGCGCAGCAACGTTTGTTGCTGGCCGATCACAGCAAGTTCGACACCGTGCGCACTGCGCATTTCGCTGCGCTTGAGGATTTCCACTACGTGGTCAGCGACAAGAAAATCCCCAAGGCTTACCGCGACGCGATTACCGCCAGCGGCGCGCAGTTGATCATCTGA
- the fucP gene encoding L-fucose:H+ symporter permease encodes MTKPPLQQTPDGFYLNRTPWFAFILLCSIFALWAAAASMNDVLIAHFKKAFLLSDFQTAFVQSAFYLGYFFVAIPAALVVRRFSYKTTILIGLMLYMFGCLLFFPAASTAKYGMFLLALFVIASGLAFLETACNTYSTLMGPRETGTRRLNISQTFHPFGAMAGVYVGSFVMFKDTDATHEQLTQMSASDAAVQQLQMIQSTLLPYKWMIAVLVLMFILIAITRFPSCKGVQTATKKTSSLGQSLSRLWANKRFTFGVLAQFLYVGAQVGVWSFTIRLAMQLGGMNERSASWFLLTTFAAYFVGKLIANVLMRKLHPAKVLAIYGVLCIVLLAYTILVPNITAVYAAVGVSVFLGPCWPTIYGLTIDGLGEDTGVGGSLLVMSIVGGGVIPIFQGLLSDYSGGNMQLAYSVPLLCFIVIVAYAVRCLRNSASERAPVGAAVTS; translated from the coding sequence ATGACAAAGCCTCCGCTCCAACAGACGCCCGACGGTTTTTACCTGAACCGCACGCCATGGTTCGCCTTCATTCTGCTGTGCAGCATTTTTGCGCTGTGGGCGGCAGCGGCGAGCATGAACGACGTGCTGATCGCGCACTTCAAGAAAGCCTTCCTGCTCAGCGATTTCCAGACTGCGTTCGTGCAATCGGCGTTTTACCTCGGCTATTTTTTCGTGGCGATCCCGGCAGCGCTGGTGGTTCGGCGTTTCAGCTACAAGACCACCATCCTCATCGGTTTGATGCTCTACATGTTCGGTTGCCTGTTGTTCTTCCCGGCGGCATCGACGGCCAAATACGGCATGTTCTTGCTGGCGCTGTTTGTGATCGCGTCAGGGCTGGCGTTCCTCGAAACCGCGTGCAACACCTATTCGACGCTGATGGGGCCGCGCGAAACCGGCACGCGCCGACTGAACATTTCGCAGACCTTCCACCCGTTCGGCGCGATGGCCGGGGTCTACGTCGGCAGCTTCGTGATGTTCAAGGACACCGACGCGACCCACGAACAACTCACGCAAATGAGCGCTTCGGACGCGGCGGTGCAGCAACTGCAAATGATCCAGTCCACGTTGCTCCCCTACAAATGGATGATCGCGGTGCTGGTGCTGATGTTCATCCTGATCGCCATCACGCGTTTTCCTTCGTGCAAAGGCGTGCAAACCGCGACTAAAAAAACCTCCAGCCTCGGCCAGAGTCTGTCGCGGCTGTGGGCCAACAAACGCTTCACTTTTGGTGTGCTTGCGCAGTTCCTTTACGTGGGCGCGCAGGTCGGCGTCTGGAGCTTCACCATTCGCCTGGCCATGCAATTGGGCGGGATGAATGAGCGCAGCGCGTCGTGGTTTTTGTTGACGACATTTGCTGCGTACTTTGTTGGCAAACTGATCGCCAACGTACTGATGCGCAAATTGCACCCGGCCAAGGTCCTGGCGATTTACGGCGTGCTGTGCATCGTGCTGCTCGCCTACACGATTCTGGTGCCGAACATCACTGCGGTGTATGCGGCCGTCGGCGTCAGCGTGTTCCTCGGTCCGTGCTGGCCGACCATTTACGGGCTGACCATCGATGGCCTCGGTGAAGACACCGGCGTCGGCGGTTCGCTGCTGGTGATGAGCATTGTCGGCGGCGGCGTGATTCCGATCTTCCAGGGCCTGCTGTCGGATTACAGCGGCGGCAACATGCAATTGGCCTACAGCGTGCCGTTGCTGTGCTTCATCGTGATCGTCGCTTACGCGGTGCGCTGCCTGCGCAACTCGGCCAGTGAACGTGCGCCCGTCGGCGCGGCGGTGACCTCATGA